The sequence below is a genomic window from uncultured Fibrobacter sp..
CCGCACCGGCAGACACCTCCGGAGCAATTTGGGGTTTTCACGCTCCTTGATAGCGATAGACTTGTAGTAATCCTGCCAAAGACGCACCATGTCATCGGCCCTGGTCGCCGACTTGACCGCCTCAAGGTTCGGAATCGTCATCTCCACTGGGGTACGCATAGGGCTCTGCCCGTCGTAAAACACCCCATAGGAGCGACTGGAATCGTAAATGGCCCAGCGTTCATTCGCAAAACGCCCCCGAAAATGCCCCACAATCATCTCCAGAATGTCATATTTCGGCTCAATTTCAGCAAAATAGGTTCCATCGGCCATCTTGCTGAACCGAACCATCCCCAACATTCCGCCAGCCTCGCGCCGCACGGAGCGGGCAATCATGTAAAGCGGGAGCATCTCGCTAGAGGTCGGGTTCTTAGCGTAATTCGGGTCCTTGCCGTCGAAAACCTTGCGAAGGTAAGCCAGAATCTTCATTTCGACCCCCTCTTCTTCGGAGCGGAACACCACTCGGAGCAGTTCCAGAATGTCGGCACTTGCATTGTTTACAATGGCCCGCTTAAGCCTTTCGGCGGATTCCTCGGAGGTTTCTACGCGGAAAGGCTGCATAAACAAGTTGCAGGGAGCCTGGCTACGGTCTGGGTGAATTTCACCAACATCCAGATGCTGGCGATAGATTTCGAAAACGACACTCAGAAAGCCGTCAAAAGAAGAATCGTAGGAAATGGAAAGCATAGGAGAAGAACTTAGCTGGCGGCGGGGAGTGCAAGTGTTTCTGGCGGAGTGAATAGGTCCAGTTGCAGGGGTTTTGGCTTGGGCAGCAGCAATGGCCGCACCATTTCAGGATAAAGGCGGCGCAAACTGGCCGGCGTATCCGGGTGATAAATAAAATACTGGGCACGCTTCAAGACTACTCCCATTTTTTTCAACTGTTCAAGGCGAATCTTTGAAAACCTACGCCCCGAAACAATCAGCTGCGCAGAACGCACCCCAATTCCAGGCACACGCAAAAGCATTTCGTAATCCGCAGTCTGAATATCTATCGGGAAAAACTCAGGGTGCCGTAAAGCCCACCCCACTTTCG
It includes:
- a CDS encoding TIGR03915 family putative DNA repair protein — protein: MLSISYDSSFDGFLSVVFEIYRQHLDVGEIHPDRSQAPCNLFMQPFRVETSEESAERLKRAIVNNASADILELLRVVFRSEEEGVEMKILAYLRKVFDGKDPNYAKNPTSSEMLPLYMIARSVRREAGGMLGMVRFSKMADGTYFAEIEPKYDILEMIVGHFRGRFANERWAIYDSSRSYGVFYDGQSPMRTPVEMTIPNLEAVKSATRADDMVRLWQDYYKSIAIKERENPKLLRRCLPVRYWKHLPERSVSVC